CACTCCGAGAGGGTCGGCCGACGCGGCCCCGGTCAGCAGCATCAGACAGATGCCGGCGATCCCGACGGCGGCACCCACGAGGTGCGCCGGGCTGGGCCGTTCGGCGAGTAGCGCCCAGGCGATGGCCATCATGACCACCGGGGACGTCGCCATGATCGTCGAGGCGGTGCTCGTCGGCAGGAGTTGCGCCGCGACGTAGACCAGGGCGAAGAAGGCGCCCATGTTGAGGGCGCCGAGGACGAGGGACTTCCACCACCACGATCCGCGGGGCAGCTCGCGCCGGACCCCCAGGAGCAGCAGCCCGGCCGGGAGGGCTCTGAGCACCGCCCCGTAGAGCGGGTTCCCCGCGGGCAGGTAGGCGTGGGTGACGAAGTAGGTCGTTCCCCATGCCACGGGCGCGATCGCCGTGACCATCGTCCAGCGCCGAGTAGCTTCCATGGAAGGCATTATGTCTTCCATGGAAGCTATAGTGAAGTCATGCCCCCGGAACAGCCCCACGGGCCCCACCGCCCCGGTCAGCCCCTCGACCACATCGCCCGCATCCAGGCCGAGTGGGCCCGCGAGCGGCCGGACGTCGACGTCACCCCCCAGGGAGTCATCGGCCGTCTGCACCGCCTGGGCGCACTGCTCACCGAGCAGTTGCGCCTCGTCTACCGGCGATACGGCCTGAGCGAAGGAGAGTTCGACGTCCTGGCCGCGCTGCGCCGCGCCGGCGAGCCCTTCGAGCGGGCCCCCGGCGAGCTGGCCGCGCACACCATGGTCACGACCGGAGCGATGACGAAGCGGATCGACCGCCTCGAACGCGGCGGCCTCGTCACGCGCCGCCGCGCGGCGGGGGACGGCCGGGGCCGGGTGGTGGCCCTCACGCCCGCGGGCCGGGACCTGATCGACGACGCGTTCAGCGAGCACATGACCAACGAACGCCGCCTCCTGGACACTCTCGGCCCGGACGAGGCCGCGCACCTGGAATCCCTGCTCACCTCGTGGCTCGCCCGCGTGGAGCCGCCACGCGGCGCCTGACATCGGGGCCGCGCCGGCAACAGCCGCAGGCCGCACCGCCAAAGATCAGCCAACTCCGCTGGAAACCTGAATACTTGACGTCACGGAGTGCCTCCTGTGGCATTCTCGCTGCACTGATGCCCTGCAGATCACCGAGATACGAGGGAGCAGGGGGCCGTGACGGAGCACTCGGCAGTCACCGGCATGCGAGGGCGCGGAGGCATCGTCTCGCTCGTGGAGTCGACGCTCGCGCTCGACCGCGCCGCGGAGCGTCCGCTGACGATGCTGCTCGGGCCACGCGGCAGCGGCACCAGCGAGCTGCTGTGCGTCCTGATGGAGCAGTTCGGGACCCAGTACCCGTTCGGATACGTCAAGTTCACGTCGGGCCAGGAGCTGCTGCCGCGCTACGCCCTCGGCCTGCTCGCCCGGCAGCTGGCCCGGAATCTGCCGAGCTACCGGCACACCTCGTTCCCGCGTCTCGCCCTGGGGCTGCTCGCCTCCGACCAGAACCTTCCGCACCAGGCCCTCACCGGCGGACAGCGCGGTATCAGGGGCGCCCTCACGGACCTCGAGAAGAAGGCCAAGCACCAGCACGGCGACTATCTGGGTGCCTACCTGACGGTTGCCCAGGCCTCGATCGACGCACCCGAAGGGGCGAGCCGGAGCGCGCGTACGCTGCTCTCCGCGGCGACCGACACGTCCGCGCGGTCCTGGGCCGGGCGCTGGGACCACTCGGCCGCCGCCTGGTTCGGACAGCACCGCCTCACCCACAGCTCCGACCCCTGGGAGTCCCTGCTCGAACTCAACCGCTGGCGTCACCAGGGCGAGGAGCGCGACAAGCTCCGGCTCGACCAACTCCTGTGCGCGGCCTTCCTGGAAGACCTCCGCACCAGCGTCAAGGGGCCCTTCCGGCCGCGCTCGTACCTGCTGCTGCTCGACGAGACGCACACCGACCACGGCCGCGAGTTCCTCGATCTGCTGCTCCAGGCCCGGCACGACGACACGGTGCTCGGGCGCCGCCCGTGCGACCCGCTGTCCGTCGTCGCGGGCTGCAACCGGTGGCTGCCCCGCTGGGGTCCCGCGACCGGCGAGGAGTGGCCGTGGCAGCCGCGCGAGCCCGACCGGGCCTCTCTCGCCGACTGGCGCGAGCACCGCCCGTCCGGGGACGGCCAGGACACCTGGTGGTATCCGCTGCGCATGCGCGACCTCGACCGGGAGGAGGTGCGCATCCATGTAGAGCAGCAGCTCAACACGCACCCCGAGCTCGGTCCCTTCACCACGCTCGCGCCGTTCGTCCACCGGCTCACCGGCGGTCTGCCCAAGGCCGTCCAGCAGGTCTTCGAAGTGCTCGGCGGGCCGAACGTGCCCCAGGTGCCGGGCCCGCAGCAGAACCTCTGGCTGCGCGACCTGCCGCAGCGCACCGTGTCGGCCGGGGGACGCAAGCCGTTGCTCGTGGACGCCGCGCTCGACGACCTGCTCGCCGACTTCGACGCCGCGGACCGCGACCGCCTCGCCCAATGTGCCGCCGCCGACGACCTGTTCGTGGGCGCGCAGCTGCTCGGCCGCGGCGCGGAGCTGTTCACCGACATCCGCAGCCGCTGGCTGCTGAGCGCTCCCGGCACCCTGTCCCTCCATCCCTGGCTCCGGCGGATGCTGCTGTGGCACCTGGCCGGTCGGGCCGGGGCCTGGGACACCGCGCACGAGGTCCTCGCAGAGCATTACGCGAACGGGGAGCAGCGCGTTCAGGAGCTCTACCACCTTCTCGCGCTGGAGAAGGTGGACGAGGTCGCCGAGTACCTCGTGACCCTGCGCAACACGGCGCGGACGGAGGAGTGGCTCAGTGCCTTCCACGCCATCACCTCGGCACCCAACCGGCTCGCCCACCCCGGCGGCCCGCTGGAACTGCGGGCGCGGCTCGCGCCGTCCGACCCCGGCGACCAGGTGACCGTCCCCGCCGTGATCCGCGACCTGGTGGTGGCGCGCTGGCTGTGGAGCGACCCGCTCACGGATCCCGGCAGGCAGCTCAGCCCGGTCCTCGCCGACGGCTTCGTGCACCTGTCCCGACTGTGGAGGAACTACAACGTGGCTCTGGTCAACGAGGCGGAGCGCTACCGGCTCACGACACCCACCCGTACGTCGCCGATACTCGGGAGCGGGACATGAGCCCTCTGGCCTGGCCTCGGTGGCGCGAGTGGTCCTGGCGGACGGTGAAGCTGGTCGCGGCCGGCGTGGCGCTCGCGGTGGTGTTGTCCGTCGCCGGATTCGTGATCGTCGACAAGGTCTCGGAGGCCCGCGCCCGCTGCGCCGACGGCGTGACGCATGTGGACCCGGACCGGGAGTGCGTCGGCGTCACCGACGGCTCGTACACGTTCGCCGGACATCTCAAGCGGGTCGAGAAGAAGATCGAGGAGGAGAACAAGCGGGTCTACGACCACCGCGGCACGGATCCGTACGTGACCGTCGCCTACCTCACCTCCTTCACGGTCACCGACGACGACAGCAACTCCGAGGACTCCGTTCGGCACGAGCTCGAAGGCGCCTATCTCGCGCAGATCCGGCACAACACGGGCGACCTCGCCGCCTCCCCGAAGATCCGGCTGCTCGTCGCCAACACCGGTAGTGGGGCGCGCCATTGGGAGCACACCGTCGACGAGCTGATCGCCCGTAAGAGTGCTCC
The DNA window shown above is from Streptomyces sp. NBC_01445 and carries:
- a CDS encoding MarR family winged helix-turn-helix transcriptional regulator gives rise to the protein MPPEQPHGPHRPGQPLDHIARIQAEWARERPDVDVTPQGVIGRLHRLGALLTEQLRLVYRRYGLSEGEFDVLAALRRAGEPFERAPGELAAHTMVTTGAMTKRIDRLERGGLVTRRRAAGDGRGRVVALTPAGRDLIDDAFSEHMTNERRLLDTLGPDEAAHLESLLTSWLARVEPPRGA